Proteins encoded by one window of Cloeon dipterum chromosome 4, ieCloDipt1.1, whole genome shotgun sequence:
- the LOC135943270 gene encoding vascular endothelial growth factor receptor 1-like isoform X1, producing MEKLVLCLLLVSVAVSDASRPKLLPEDKELVLKVGDEFTLECHSEKKIIWLYPRPGMEDSVVLEEQTDENSSDYPFVSTIKVTTTDYLETGYYTCTDEENKENLFENHLAKIYVYVDDDEHLIAHDPNDFFIEGPEKEESVIPCKPTAPDITMTLDPNFDGNENSATSILRNLPFSREKGFTLPGILEGYKVLNFLCTARRNERTANMTISMISTPETEKPSPPHISITTDNEHGHIAEGNSYFTLNCSVNLNNEVKFVLEWITPNNEAQKEGRLRISEMISSLEDGHKTSAFRTLTVEHLQSSDAGLYYCKITDHNGHFNLDSYNVTVHARDVTYLEVEGTRADRETVAFVEDNYVQWLVKFRSHPPATVMWLDPKKQPIPSDSPKYKITNLINESLLRISNISFNDAGNYSLILDNGYNDKRLVYHLVIEGKPIIKVVTNATQFRPDQNYVLQCEVEAYPAPTITWTYASCQSKTSCGKTKSMEEKMTRRVGRKEYFFISDLVIVANQSAEVTCKASNARGETSTTVPILVTDVDQGFELITPEEFVDGYPLNLTCAISKFLYKNNLVWEKDQKPLPTDLFQTELTQTKYSYVSTLFNPSMSQSHSGQYSCVAEKLDGMIYEDQSKLVRVLEVEAPKFINTNMNGDEVKFNRDTNHQLECRVDGTPRPVVQWFKDNELFMPNETRIGLLNRNQTLYLHYLGMDDDGHYMCKATNAGGSIEAFVHLRVKGKRLGTIFISLSVVFCLVSVFLLIMLMNKIRKERKLRNELTRAGLHQFEVGAIECINPDLGVDEQAELLPYDRKWEIAREKIKLGKQLGAGAFGVVMKADLKTRFSDEPIAVAVKMVKRHADPAHIKALADELKIMVHLGQHLNVVNLIGACTKNIMRMELLVVVEYCCFGNLQQFLLRHRKSFIDQVVDDAIDAGVGRDLLEQSAAEERKAKEANEDRPSSVRYSTNSFEGATCSQVTTNPSGYQWNTANTVSTCADSGGGAGAGHYRGEPSRQVICTKDLVSWAYQVAKGMEYLASRKVLHGDLAARNVLLAEDKVVKICDFGLARSMYKNNNYRKEGDGPLPVKWMAIESIRDRVFSTESDVWSYGIVLWEFFTLANTPYPGIDADDRLFQRVEEGYRMEKPRYATTKLYRVMRDCWNFLPSQRPSFSQLADIMENMLGDDDRMHYMNLSQKYLKPTIEVEDYLQVMRAPTHKEQSAYVNVPQGDGDSYLAMNASPPRTDGIGGGVITDDGGYLRMNLTTPSPAVAYSNLARNPEELQPMLPSAVDNPQYLDLRDRTRSEARSSGFHSLSRSPEEARAHPEYQNVSVAV from the exons TGGCGGTGAGCGATGCCTCGCGGCCGAAACTGCTGCCAGAGGATAAAGAGCTGGTACTCAAAGTGGGCGATGAATTCACCCTGGAATGCCACTcggaaaagaaaatcatttggTTGTACCCCCGACCTGGGATG gaaGACTCTGTGGTGTTAGAGGAACAGACCGACGAGAATTCCTCGGACTACCCATTTGTGTCCACAATAAAGGTCACCACAACTGACTATCTGGAGACCGGTTACTACACCTGCACGGACGAAGAAAACAAAGAGAACTTATTCGAAAACCATCTCGCCAAGATTTACGTTTATGTCGATG ATGACGAGCACCTCATAGCGCACGACCCAAACGATTTCTTCATCGAAGGCCCGGAGAAGGAGGAATCCGTCATCCCTTGTAAGCCGACAGCGCCCGACATCACAATGACTCTGGATCCTAATTTCGACGGCAAT GAGAATAGTGCGACGAGCATTTTGAGAAATCTGCCGTTCAGCAGGGAAAAGGGTTTTACTCTGCCCGGTATTTTGGAAGGTTACAAAGTCCTAAATTTCCTCTGCACGGCCAGAAGGAACGAGCGCACGGCCAACATGACTATTTCAATGATATCCACAC CGGAAACGGAAAAGCCGTCACCGCCACACATTTCTATAACGACTGACAACGAGCACGGCCACATTGCCGAAGGTAATTCGTATTTTACCTTGAACTGCTCCGTCAATCTGAACAATGAGGTGAAGTTCGTCCTCGAATGGATCACCCCTAACAACGAAGCCCAGAAA GAGGGACGGCTCCGCATCTCTGAAATGATTTCGTCTTTAGAAGATGGGCACAAAACATCGGCATTCAGAACGCTCACTGTAGAGCACTTGCAGAGCAGCGACGCAGGACTTTACTATTGCAAAATTACCGACCACAACGGACACTTCAACTTGGATTCCTACAACGTAACTGTACACg CACGGGATGTTACCTATTTGGAGGTGGAGGGGACGAGGGCAGATAGAGAGACGGTGGCATTTGTAGAGGACAACTATGTGCAGTGGCTGGTCAAGTTCAGGTCGCACCCGCCAGCTACGGTCATGTGGCTTGACCCCAAGAAGCAACCCATCCCCTCAGATTCACCTAAGTACAAAATCACAAACCTGATCAACGAATCCCTCCTGCGCATCTCAAACATCAGCTTCAACGACGCCGGCAACTACTCGCTTATTCTCGACAATGGCTACAACGACAAAAGACTCGTCTATCACCTCGTCATTGAAG gcAAGCCTATTATTAAAGTGGTAACCAACGCAACGCAGTTCCGACCAGACCAAAATTATGTGCTGCAATGCGAAGTGGAGGCCTACCCAGCGCCAACCATCACTTGGACGTACGCATCTTGCCAATCAAAAACCAGCTGCGGCAAAACGAAGTCGATG gaaGAAAAAATGACCCGGCGTGTTGGGcgcaaagaatattttttcatttccgaTCTGGTCATTGTGGCGAACCAGTCAGCCGAGGTCACTTGCAAAGCCTCTAACGCCAGAGGAGAGACGTCGACGACTGTTCCCATTCTTGTCACAg atgTTGATCAAGGATTCGAGCTGATAACTCCAGAAGAGTTTGTCGATGGCTACCCATTAAATTTGACTTGTGCCATCTCAAAATTCCTGTACAAAAATAATCTAGTCTGGGAAAAAGACCAGAAACCGCTTCCCACAG ATCTGTTTCAAACTGAGCTGACGCAGACCAAGTATTCGTACGTCAGCACCCTTTTCAACCCAAGCATGAGCCAATCGCACTCTGGGCAGTACAGCTGCGTGGCCGAGAAACTGGACGGAATGATCTACGAGGACCAGTCAAAGCTTGTGCGCGTGCTGGAGGTGGAGGCGCCCAAGTTTATCAACACTAATATGAACGGTGACGAGGTGAAGTTCAACCGCGACACAAACCACCAGCTCGAGTGCAGGGTGGACGGCACCCCGAGGCCGGTTGTGCAGTGGTTCAAGGACAATGAGCTCTTCATGCCGAACGAGACGCGCATCGGCCTTCTAAACAGGAACCAGACCCTCTACCTGCACTACCTTGGCATGGACGACGATGGCCACTATATGTGCAAGGCCACCAACGCTGGTGGCTCCATTGAGGCATTCGTCCACCTCAGGGTCAAAG GAAAAAGACTGGGGACGATTTTCATCTCGCTCTCCGTCGTTTTCTGCCTCGTTTCTGTGTTTCTCTTGATCATGCTGATGAATAAAATCCGGAAGGAGAGG AAGCTGCGCAACGAGCTGACCAGGGCCGGCCTGCACCAGTTCGAAGTCGGCGCCATCGAGTGCATCAATCCTGACCTGGGGGTCGACGAACAGGCCGAATTGCTGCCCTACGACAGGAAATGGGAAATTGCCAGAGAAAAAATCAAGCTAG GCAAACAACTGGGTGCTGGCGCTTTTGGAGTGGTGATGAAGGCAGACTTAAAGACCCGCTTTAGCGACGAGCCAATCGCGGTAGCCGTTAAGATGGTCAAGCGACACGCCGACCCTGCTCACATCAAAGCGCTTGCAGACGAGCTCAAAATCATGGTGCACCTTGGCCAGCACCTCAACGTCGTCAACTTGATCGGCGCTTGCACCAAAAACATCATGAGAA TGGAACTTCTCGTCGTGGTCGAGTACTGCTGCTTCGGCAATCTGCAGCAGTTTTTGTTGCGGCACAGAAAGAGCTTCATCGATCAAGTGGTAGACGACGCGATTGACGCGGGCGTGGGAAGAGACTTGCTCGAGCAAAGTGCGGCTGAGGAGAGGAAAGCGAAAGAAGCCAACGAGGATAGACCTTCTTC GGTGCGTTACTCGACCAACTCGTTTGAAGGCGCAACCTGTAGCCAGGTGACGACCAACCCGAGCGGCTACCAGTGGAACACGGCCAATACGGTGAGCACGTGCGCTGACAGTGGGGGCGGCGCAGGAGCCGGCCACTACCGCGGCGAGCCCAGCCGGCAGGTGATCTGTACCAAGGACCTGGTGTCGTGGGCGTACCAGGTGGCCAAGGGCATGGAGTACCTGGCCTCGAGGAAGGTGCTCCACGGCGACCTGGCCGCGCGCAACGTGCTACTGGCCGAAGACAAAGTGGTCAAGATCTGCGACTTTGGCCTCGCGCGCAGCATGTACAAAAACAACAACTACAGAAAAGAAGGAGAC GGTCCGCTGCCCGTCAAGTGGATGGCCATCGAGTCGATAAGAGATCGCGTCTTCTCCACAGAGTCCGACGTCTGGTCCTACGGCATTGTCCTCTGGGAGTTCTTCACACTGGCCAACACCCCATACCCTG GAATCGACGCCGATGACAGGTTATTCCAGAGGGTGGAAGAGGGCTACCGCATGGAGAAGCCGCGCTACGCCACTACCAAATTGTACCGCGTCATGCGAGACTGCTGGAACTTCTTGCCGTCGCAGAGGCCGTCGTTCAGCCAGCTCGCTGATATCATGGAAAATATGCTTGGAGACGATGATAGAATG CACTACATGAATCTGAGCCAGAAGTACTTGAAACCGACCATCGAGGTGGAGGACTACCTGCAGGTGATGCGCGCGCCGACGCACAAAGAGCAGAGTGCGTACGTGAACGTGCCGCAGGGCGACGGCGACAGCTACCTGGCGATGAACGCATCGCCGCCGCGTACCGATGGCATCGGCGGCGGCGTGATCACGGACGATGGCGGCTACCTGCGGATGAACCTGACGACGCCATCACCGGCAGTGGCCTACTCGAACCTGGCGCGCAACCCAGAGGAGCTGCAGCCGATGCTGCCCTCGGCCGTGGACAACCCGCAGTACCTCGACCTGCGCGACAGAACGCGCTCTGAGGCCCGCTCCAGCGGCTTCCACTCGCTCAGCCGCTCGCCTGAAGAGGCACGCGCCCACCCTGAGTACCAAAACGTCAGCGTCGCCGTCTGA